One segment of Falco peregrinus isolate bFalPer1 chromosome 4, bFalPer1.pri, whole genome shotgun sequence DNA contains the following:
- the RPL8 gene encoding 60S ribosomal protein L8 → MGRVIRGQRKGAGSVFRAHVKHRKGPAKLRAVDFAERHGYIKGIVKDIIHDPGRGAPLAKIAFRDPYRFKKRTELFIAAEGIHTGQFVYCGKKAQLNIGNVLPVGTMPEGTIVCCLEEKPGDRGKLARASGNYATVISHNPETKKTRVKLPSGSKKVISSANRAVVGIVAGGGRIDKPILKAGRAYHKYKAKRNCWPRVRGVAMNPVEHPFGGGNHQHIGKPSTIRRDAPAGRKVGLIAARRTGRLRGTKTVQEKEN, encoded by the exons ATGGGCCGCGTGATCCGGGGCCAGAGGAAGGGCGCGGGGTCCGTGTTCCGCGCCCACGTGAAGCACAGGAAGGGCCCGGCCAAGCTCCGCGCCGTCGACTTCGCCGAGCGGCACGGGTACATCAAGGGCATCGTCAAG GATATCATCCATGATCCTGGCCGAGGTGCTCCCCTTGCCAAGATTGCCTTCCGTGACCCATACAGGTTTAAGAAAAGAACTGAGCTGTTCATTGCTGCTGAGGGTATTCATACCGGTCAGTTTGTTTACTGTGGCAAGAAAG CTCAGCTGAACATCGGCAATGTTCTGCCTGTTGGCACCATGCCGGAAGGCACCATTGTCTGCTGCCTTGAGGAGAAACCTGGTGACCGTGGAAAGCTGGCCCGTGCTTCTGGAAACTACGCCACTGTTATCTCTCATAAccctgaaacaaagaaaaccagagtGAAGCTGCCTTCTGGCTCCAAGAAAGTGATTTCTTCTGCAAACAGAGCTGTTGTTG GAATTGTTGCTGGTGGAGGTCGTATTGACAAGCCCATCCTGAAGGCTGGCCGTGCCTATCACAAATACAAGGCAAAGAGAAACTGCTGGCCACGTGTCCGTGGTGTGGCCATGAAT cCTGTAGAACATCCCTTTGGAGGTGGTAACCACCAGCACATTGGCAAGCCTTCAACCATCAGGAGAGATGCGCCTGCTGGTCGCAAAGTCGGTCTCATTGCTGCCCGTCGTACAGGTAGACTGCGGGGCACAAAGACTGTGCAGGAAAAGGAGAACTAA